A region from the Hydrogenimonas sp. genome encodes:
- a CDS encoding two-component response regulator — MSRSFSLSTKIIVAVILFFLAALGTITYFNYTSMQSFAKNSEREKSEQLINSIEPVISINMFLGMDDPMREYLEKITETTPMILKLTVRDSGGKAHYSYTSPRYGTQSISPIEIRHTIRDKILKKPIGEIEMVYSNAKYSEILNEYKHFSFQLLLAALALVLLLAIMLKKALTPLRKLAKELKSYEPSKSNFPKERIEGDGEINIIQNAVIEMIKKIESYTDAMFKLNLELEMKVRERTKTIEQKNEQLKREIEERRRAEEALKYANRMLEKLSTTDSLTGLYNRRVFEQSLKKYWKTALREKQPISMILCDIDHFKKINDTYGHQAGDRCLKEFAQILRQCISRPMDIVARYGGEEFVFILPDTPLQGAVTIANEIQARLRERNEDYRTKIKMTTSIGISSTLPIEIDKGHILMREADKALYEAKERGRNRIVVNPLE, encoded by the coding sequence ATGAGCCGTTCATTCTCACTCTCCACCAAGATAATAGTGGCTGTTATTCTCTTCTTCCTGGCAGCTCTCGGTACGATTACCTATTTCAACTACACCTCAATGCAGAGTTTCGCGAAGAATAGTGAAAGAGAGAAGAGCGAGCAGCTTATAAATTCGATCGAACCGGTAATCTCGATAAACATGTTTCTGGGTATGGATGACCCCATGCGAGAATACCTGGAGAAGATAACGGAGACCACGCCGATGATTCTGAAGCTGACTGTAAGAGACAGCGGCGGCAAAGCGCACTACTCCTACACTTCTCCGAGATACGGGACACAGAGTATCTCTCCGATAGAGATAAGGCACACCATCAGGGACAAGATTCTCAAAAAGCCTATCGGCGAGATCGAAATGGTCTACTCCAACGCCAAGTACTCCGAGATTCTGAATGAGTACAAACACTTCAGTTTTCAACTTCTGCTTGCTGCTTTGGCACTGGTTCTGCTGCTTGCCATTATGCTGAAAAAGGCTCTGACTCCCCTGAGGAAGCTGGCGAAAGAGCTGAAAAGTTATGAGCCGTCAAAATCCAACTTCCCGAAAGAGAGGATCGAAGGCGACGGAGAGATAAACATTATACAGAATGCCGTTATAGAGATGATAAAGAAGATAGAGAGCTATACCGACGCTATGTTCAAACTGAACCTTGAACTTGAGATGAAGGTCAGAGAGAGGACGAAGACGATAGAGCAGAAGAACGAGCAGCTCAAAAGAGAGATAGAGGAGAGGAGAAGGGCGGAAGAGGCTTTGAAATATGCCAACAGAATGCTCGAAAAACTCTCCACCACCGACAGCCTTACCGGTCTTTACAACCGCAGGGTATTCGAACAGAGCCTGAAAAAGTACTGGAAAACCGCACTCAGGGAAAAACAGCCCATCTCCATGATTCTTTGCGATATAGACCATTTCAAGAAGATCAACGACACCTACGGGCACCAGGCCGGCGACAGATGCCTGAAGGAGTTTGCGCAGATTCTACGGCAATGTATCAGCCGCCCTATGGATATTGTTGCCAGATACGGCGGCGAAGAGTTCGTTTTTATCCTGCCTGATACTCCGCTGCAGGGTGCTGTAACCATAGCCAACGAAATTCAGGCCCGGCTGAGAGAGCGAAACGAAGATTACCGTACAAAGATAAAGATGACAACCAGTATAGGTATCAGCAGCACCCTGCCTATCGAAATAGATAAGGGCCATATCCTGATGCGTGAAGCGGACAAGGCTCTCTATGAGGCGAAAGAGAGAGGAAGGAACCGAATCGTGGTCAACCCTCTTGAGTAG
- a CDS encoding peptidyl-prolyl cis-trans isomerase, producing the protein MFGKKLKTYDYDAETMKRFRYAKIETDKGDIWLKLYVDEVPNTVANFATLAEEGFYDNLKFHRVIKGFMAQGGCPHSGPGGNPARVGTGGPDWAIACETDKNLHKHVKGTISMAHAGKDTGGSQFFICFVPCPHLDGVHTVFGGIEEDDADSMLVLDSIDQNDTIKSIKVFPEREK; encoded by the coding sequence ATGTTCGGTAAAAAACTCAAAACATACGACTATGACGCAGAGACGATGAAGAGGTTCAGGTATGCCAAAATAGAGACCGATAAAGGCGATATATGGCTTAAACTCTATGTTGACGAGGTTCCGAATACCGTCGCCAACTTCGCTACACTGGCGGAGGAGGGCTTTTACGACAACCTGAAGTTCCACCGTGTAATCAAGGGTTTCATGGCCCAGGGAGGGTGTCCTCACAGCGGTCCGGGAGGCAACCCGGCACGAGTCGGTACGGGCGGACCGGACTGGGCAATCGCATGTGAAACCGACAAGAATCTCCACAAGCATGTAAAGGGGACGATATCGATGGCCCATGCCGGTAAAGATACGGGCGGAAGCCAGTTTTTCATCTGCTTCGTGCCCTGTCCGCATCTTGACGGTGTCCATACGGTATTCGGCGGAATCGAAGAGGATGATGCCGACAGTATGCTGGTTCTGGATTCGATAGACCAGAACGATACGATAAAGAGTATAAAAGTATTCCCGGAGCGCGAAAAGTAG
- a CDS encoding NADH dehydrogenase codes for MKRVVIAGAGYGGLRAVERLAELPGIEITLVDANSFHFMQTEVYGYIAGTKDIDELAIDLGLWCSGFDRPVKFVKDRIKGLEPEKRLLLLQNSTLEYDYLIIATGARTGFPGFIEGLREFSFGIKRVDRAFGFHHRFESVVKKKLDGERGDVNIAVIGAGLSGVEVAAEMGYMLKRYRYMLGERADDIRITLVDACETILPGMHPYLVKSASQRLEKLGVTVKTSAFIDRVSKDLIHFKNGDEMEHTFTIFTGGITANSDFTPESFKKGDNGQLEVTNSLNIPGYEEIFAIGDVALIKDENAKPLPPTAQIAEKSAEYAAKSIKNALEKRRTEPFRGRLDGMFIALGGRYAAAEIFGFRFSGAAAYYMKRLITFIYFLGINLRANAGYRVRRRPHR; via the coding sequence ATGAAGAGAGTGGTTATAGCAGGTGCGGGATATGGGGGACTGAGAGCCGTAGAGAGACTTGCAGAGCTGCCGGGTATCGAAATTACACTGGTAGACGCCAACAGCTTTCATTTCATGCAGACGGAAGTCTACGGCTACATCGCCGGAACGAAAGATATAGACGAGTTAGCCATAGACCTTGGGCTGTGGTGCAGCGGATTCGACCGTCCGGTCAAATTCGTCAAAGACCGGATTAAAGGGCTGGAGCCCGAAAAGAGGCTGCTCCTGCTGCAAAATTCGACGCTGGAGTACGATTACCTGATAATCGCGACAGGCGCCAGAACCGGATTTCCCGGTTTTATAGAGGGGCTAAGAGAGTTCAGCTTCGGCATAAAAAGGGTCGACCGTGCCTTCGGCTTTCATCACAGATTCGAAAGCGTCGTCAAAAAGAAGCTCGATGGAGAGAGAGGAGATGTAAACATCGCAGTCATCGGCGCCGGTCTTTCGGGCGTGGAGGTGGCCGCAGAGATGGGTTACATGCTCAAAAGGTACAGGTATATGCTCGGCGAGCGCGCCGACGATATACGCATAACCCTCGTAGACGCATGCGAAACAATACTGCCCGGTATGCACCCCTATCTAGTTAAGAGCGCTTCGCAAAGACTCGAAAAACTCGGCGTAACAGTGAAAACATCCGCTTTCATCGACAGGGTCTCCAAAGATCTCATCCACTTCAAAAACGGCGACGAGATGGAGCATACCTTTACGATCTTCACGGGAGGAATAACGGCAAACAGCGACTTCACGCCAGAAAGTTTCAAAAAGGGCGATAACGGCCAGCTAGAAGTGACCAACTCTCTGAACATCCCCGGATATGAAGAGATCTTCGCCATAGGAGATGTGGCCCTCATAAAAGATGAGAACGCAAAACCGCTTCCGCCTACCGCACAGATTGCCGAAAAGAGTGCCGAGTATGCTGCTAAATCGATAAAAAACGCCCTTGAAAAGAGGAGAACAGAGCCGTTCAGGGGAAGACTCGACGGCATGTTCATAGCGCTGGGGGGCAGATACGCCGCGGCGGAGATTTTCGGCTTCAGGTTCAGCGGGGCGGCTGCCTACTATATGAAACGCCTCATCACTTTCATATACTTTCTGGGAATCAACCTCAGGGCCAACGCAGGCTACAGGGTACGAAGGCGCCCTCACCGCTGA
- a CDS encoding acetyl-coenzyme A synthetase — protein MSESKELYFPNREFAKEARIKNMCEYRELMEWAKEDYEGYWGHWADEKIDWFEPYTKVLDESDAPFYKWFTGGRLNVSYQCIDRHLDTRKNKAAIIFEGDRGDKQIITYLELYRNVNRFANLLKNRFGVKKGDRVVLYMPMIPEAAYAMLACARIGAIHSVVFGGFSAEALRDRIIDADAKVVITADGAFRKDKPYMLKPVVDTALEEGCESVEKVLVVQRNNEDVVWIEGRDYSYNELIDQESDVCDPEPMESEDPLFLLYTSGSTGKPKGVQHSQAGYILWAQMTMEWVFDVKENDTYWCTADIGWITGHTYIVYGPLAMGATTVMFEGVPTYPDAGRAWKMVEEYRINQFYTAPTAIRVLHKMGEDEPQKYDLSSLKVLGTVGEPIDPPAWKWYFEKIGGGRCPIVDTWWQTETGGHMISPLPGATPIKPACATFPLPGIMAEVIERDGTPVEPGEQGLLCITKPWPSMIRTIWGDPERFKKSYFGDAKKDGKPVYFSGDGAIVDEDGYITITGRVDDVINVSGHRMGTAEVEAAIKKHPHVAEVAVVGKPDPIKGESIFAYIVLKNADDTFGEEAELAKEINEVIAREIGNIAKCDTIKVVPGLPKTRSGKVMRRILRAIAKGEEIKQDISTLEDPSIVAKIQTCVIG, from the coding sequence ATGTCTGAATCAAAAGAGCTCTATTTTCCGAACAGGGAGTTCGCCAAAGAGGCGCGGATAAAAAATATGTGTGAGTACCGCGAGCTGATGGAGTGGGCCAAAGAGGACTATGAAGGGTACTGGGGCCACTGGGCCGACGAGAAGATCGACTGGTTCGAACCGTATACGAAGGTTCTCGACGAATCGGATGCACCGTTTTACAAATGGTTCACGGGCGGCAGGCTGAATGTAAGCTACCAGTGCATCGACCGCCATCTCGATACCAGAAAGAACAAAGCGGCCATAATCTTCGAAGGGGATAGAGGCGACAAGCAGATCATCACCTATCTCGAACTCTACAGAAACGTGAACCGCTTCGCCAACCTGCTGAAAAACCGCTTCGGAGTCAAAAAGGGTGACCGGGTGGTGCTCTATATGCCTATGATTCCAGAAGCCGCATACGCGATGCTCGCATGTGCCAGAATCGGGGCCATCCACTCCGTAGTCTTCGGCGGCTTCAGTGCCGAGGCCCTCAGGGACAGGATCATAGATGCCGATGCGAAAGTGGTGATTACGGCCGACGGAGCCTTCAGGAAAGATAAACCCTACATGCTCAAACCGGTTGTGGATACGGCGCTCGAAGAGGGTTGCGAATCTGTCGAGAAGGTGCTTGTCGTACAGAGAAACAACGAAGATGTTGTCTGGATAGAGGGGCGCGACTACAGCTACAACGAGCTGATAGACCAGGAGAGCGACGTCTGCGATCCCGAGCCGATGGAGAGCGAAGATCCGCTCTTTCTGCTCTACACTTCAGGCTCTACCGGCAAACCCAAAGGGGTTCAGCACTCCCAGGCAGGCTACATTCTATGGGCACAGATGACTATGGAGTGGGTATTCGACGTAAAAGAGAACGACACCTACTGGTGTACGGCCGACATCGGCTGGATTACCGGCCACACATACATCGTCTACGGCCCTCTCGCGATGGGAGCAACTACGGTCATGTTCGAAGGGGTCCCGACATATCCCGACGCCGGGCGGGCATGGAAGATGGTGGAAGAGTACAGAATAAACCAGTTCTACACCGCTCCCACGGCGATCCGCGTACTGCATAAAATGGGAGAGGATGAACCGCAGAAGTACGACCTCAGCTCACTGAAGGTACTCGGAACGGTCGGCGAACCGATAGATCCGCCGGCATGGAAGTGGTATTTCGAAAAGATCGGCGGCGGCCGCTGCCCAATCGTCGATACATGGTGGCAGACGGAGACCGGCGGCCACATGATAAGCCCTCTGCCGGGAGCCACACCCATAAAACCGGCCTGCGCCACATTCCCGCTTCCGGGCATAATGGCCGAGGTGATCGAGAGAGACGGAACCCCGGTCGAGCCCGGTGAGCAGGGGCTGCTCTGCATAACGAAACCGTGGCCGAGCATGATAAGAACCATCTGGGGAGACCCGGAAAGGTTCAAGAAGAGCTACTTCGGAGATGCCAAAAAAGATGGAAAACCGGTCTACTTCTCAGGTGACGGGGCAATAGTCGACGAGGATGGCTACATTACCATAACAGGGCGCGTCGACGATGTCATAAACGTATCGGGCCACAGAATGGGAACGGCGGAGGTCGAAGCAGCCATCAAGAAGCATCCGCATGTAGCGGAGGTTGCGGTAGTGGGTAAGCCCGACCCCATAAAGGGCGAAAGCATATTCGCTTATATTGTTCTCAAAAATGCCGATGATACTTTCGGCGAAGAGGCCGAACTTGCAAAAGAGATAAACGAGGTGATCGCCAGGGAGATCGGAAATATCGCCAAGTGCGACACCATAAAAGTGGTTCCTGGCCTTCCGAAGACACGATCGGGCAAGGTGATGCGCCGTATTCTGCGCGCAATAGCCAAAGGTGAAGAGATAAAACAGGATATCTCTACACTCGAAGACCCTTCAATCGTGGCGAAAATTCAAACCTGTGTGATAGGATAG
- a CDS encoding Orotidine 5'-phosphate decarboxylase, whose amino-acid sequence MQLCVALDLPSLKENLKLAEELKEFDIWLKVGFRSFIRDGRESLDALKQINPSFKIFLDLKLYDIPNTMADAAEEIAKMDVDMFNIHASAGKKAMQEVMRRLEPLKKRPLVLAVTALTSFDYRSFKEIYGEDIEEKAKQFAMQSYQAGLDGVVCSVYESDLIKHETDPEFITLTPGIRPFGESGDDQKRVADLKTAIEHKVDIIVVGRPIYKAEDPAEVVKRVLENT is encoded by the coding sequence ATGCAGCTTTGCGTCGCACTAGATCTGCCTTCGTTGAAAGAGAATCTCAAACTGGCCGAAGAGCTCAAAGAGTTCGATATCTGGCTCAAAGTGGGCTTTAGAAGCTTTATAAGGGACGGCAGAGAGTCACTCGATGCGCTGAAACAGATCAATCCTTCGTTCAAAATCTTTCTGGACCTCAAACTCTACGACATCCCGAACACGATGGCAGACGCCGCCGAAGAGATAGCGAAGATGGATGTAGATATGTTCAACATACACGCAAGTGCCGGAAAGAAGGCGATGCAGGAGGTGATGAGACGGCTTGAACCTCTAAAAAAACGCCCCCTCGTCCTGGCTGTAACGGCCCTGACCTCCTTCGACTACAGAAGTTTCAAAGAGATATACGGCGAAGATATAGAGGAGAAGGCGAAACAGTTCGCGATGCAGAGCTATCAGGCCGGGCTGGACGGTGTGGTATGCAGTGTCTACGAATCAGATCTCATAAAACACGAAACCGACCCCGAGTTCATCACCCTCACACCGGGCATAAGACCCTTCGGAGAGTCAGGCGACGACCAGAAGAGAGTCGCCGACCTGAAGACCGCGATAGAGCACAAAGTCGACATCATAGTGGTCGGTCGCCCTATCTACAAGGCAGAAGATCCGGCGGAGGTCGTAAAAAGAGTACTGGAAAATACCTAG